The window TAGATATGTCTGTTGGGTtgcaacacatttacatttactatACTATAACGGCTTTGAAGGAGACACCAATCTGAGAAAATGCATGGCTGCAATTTAGACAACCTGAGTTACTTGATCAGTTTACATGTGGTATTGTACTGTAGGTTTAACCAGACGTATCGTAAAAGATGTCTTAGATGTTTAGCATTACACAGGATGAGATAGTGTGCATTGATGTAGAAGATGTTCCTTTAATGAAGCGACATTAACCTCTGTGACAGTACTATCTAGGTTGGTTTTGTCTGATATTGTCAAGcaaattatcatcattattattactattccTCTATGTTCCTTTTCCCCAAATCAATGTGGGCTCATTGTTGATAAGAAAAACCATCATCACTCACATAAAACAGCTCCTATATATATGCAGGTCTGAGGGAGGggttcaacaaaaaaaaaagcaaaatcacATACAGAGCTGCATTACAGTCGAAAACCTTGTTGATATGATTTTGTTGATAGCACTATCTCAGGTACATTTCTCTGGAATAACTGGTCGCATGTCCAGTGTGCTCAATTGCAACAAACATTTAAGTTCCTGCTTTATAAATACAGTCTGTTAAAAAGTATAATTTCCATCTTCCCATTTGAAAACATTTCCAAACTAGCTTTAAAGCATCACCATGGGAGAAGCATACTGACGGCTAATTTCAGACAAAAGTGCCTTCATTAAGAATAAGATCATCTAGTTCGGTTGAAAACACTCATTTTGCAAAACCAGTAGCGTCTGTAGAACATCTATAGGAGTGACTAAAAGCCTGTCTGAACATGTTAATAGAGCAGATGGCACCTATCATTACCAGAATGACTAATGGCTAAACCACAAACCATACATTCCATCCCGGTTTAGCACAGAGGCCTGCATAATGTCTCGCTCTTTACTTATGTGGTTGCCATATTGACCCGCCACAGCCCAATATATGATTGATTTATTTCACACGTAATGATACATGGCTAGACAACTGTACACATTATATCAAactaacaaaaataaagaaatacatagTTGAAACGCAAGAAGCGTAAATGGCATTTAACATATGAaagttacactgtaaaaatgtgGATCTTACAATTGTCATACAACCagacattgttattattaatatactgtacatttccatTCATTCCAATCATCTTAAGATGGATGTTTAATCATTTCTTGAATGCTGCTGCAGATAGATGTCTAATCATCCTTATGACAGCATTTTATGGCATGATTATGGTAACCATGAACAAGGAGGTCATATCAAATTCCTGTCTAAAAGCAAATATCTGGCTACTGATCTGGTTCAAATAACACATTgtcaacactttattttaccCATACAGGTCTTTGCATTGGATTACCTTTCCTTGTTTGTGGAACATCATTTTACCATTATTTGATGCTGGCATTTAAGTATCAGAATTGTCAATTCAAATACCAAGTAGCTGGCTTTTacaaaatacataatacactcTCAGAACACAAAAGTTTGTAATGATTATTACTGAAGCAACAGACAAAAGTTTGTCAAACAGAGATCTGCATTTACTGTTCTACAACCTAAATGGACTTCATGTCACAAAGCCAATTCAAAGATTCACAATGAGTGTTGCAATTGAGCCCTTATGTTTCTGAGAAGTAGCCAAACTTAAAACATGTATCATAACCAACCTCCCCTATCACCGCCCCTGATTattcacaaagaaacaaactatACCAGCTTATACATCCACCCCAAAATATCTCTGCATCGGAGTCTGCAATgatacatatttaaatgaaaatatatttatataatttgtgGATTTTTCACAGTAGTTTGTACTGCACTGTACCTTTTTGTCCATCTATTTATGCCTACATAATTGTCACCTTGAGGGAGTCAATTGAGTCACTTGAGAGAGAGTGTggcttgtgttttgtgtggaaGAAAATGTCTCTTGGATTTTGTTCGGTAATATCGCAGATCTTCAGTGTGGTAAGTGCTGTGCATGTCTTTCATCTCTGCTGGCCAACAACGATTTGGGGACTGATTACTCTGAAAGGCTAGTTTTTCCCTATGAGAGCACAGCTTGTAGaaactgcaaaaaacatttGCTTTGGCACAGATTTACATTGTAGCAATGTCCATTCCTTGATCTCCATGGCCATGATCGTTACTACAAACACAAGTGGCCCATTGTGGTAATCCTTGGCTCAGTACACTGTCACGGATAagtctatgtgtttgtgtattgcCGTGTCAGTCTATCCTCTCTCCTGGTGTAATGTCAATGCACTCTAGTGTCTAATCATTCCGCGCATAAACCCAACATCAATCCCCTCTCTGTCTTCGACTCttgctcactctctctctataCTCTCGCTTTGTTTTTAGATCTGAGTCTCTTGGACATTTTCCTTCGAGCTCCCCTTGAAGAGAAGAGGCTCCATTTGGGGATTCTGGTTTTGGCCCATGAAACCTTTGATCGATCCATGTAAGCCCATTGTAGGCATGGGGAGGGACATTGGCAGAGGTGGGGACATAGAACTGGGGTTGGTGTTGATGCCATTGCCTGATGTGGTGAGCAAATTGGATGTAGAGATTGGGGCTGAGGTACAGGAGATGGGAATATCCTGGCCTTGCTTGTTATTGAGGATCCCTCCTGGTCCCATCCCTTCGGTGCCAATACTAAGACCCATCACGTTGTTGTTGAAATGATGGGTCTTGTAGTAATGGTTCAGAGTATCTGAACGTCCAATGTTGGGTAGGTTGACTATTTCTGGATGATGTATCCGTAGGGTTCCTTCTCCACCACCGCCAGAATTCATGGTTGAACCACCTGAGATGCCACTGCCGGCCCCGGCTCCAATCTCATCTTCTACATTGACAATTTCAATGGCTCTGGCAGGGCCGTGGTGCTTGTGTAGCTGGTGCTGCTTCCGGAGTTTATAGAAGACCACCAACATTACAGCTGCCATAAAAGTAATGGCCACAAAGCAACCAATAATGATCTTAGTTGTTTTCATTACATCATCTAGGCCTGGAATGTTAGTTACATCAATTATGGACACAGTCACTGCATTTTCAGCCACTTTGTTAGCTCGTGGGGACAGtgatgaaagagaagagagagaaggagatatAGTGATGCCAGGTTGACCATCTGACACCCCTCTTTGAACCGTAGGATTAGGGAACTCTATGAAGGTCTCGTTAATATACTGTCTTGCTGAGTTCTtatcatctcctcctcctcctactgtATCTACTGTTTCCACAGTAACAGTGGTGAAATAGCTGTAGCTGTTGCTGGGATCTGAAGCAGACACATTGAGCACGGCGGTTGCAGTGGTGTTTCCGGCGGAGTTGGTTACCATGCAAGTATACTGCCCAGTGTCTTGCACGGTCACATTTGTGAAGTTCAGTGTTCCGTCATGAAGCACTGAGATCCTAACTCGGTATGATCCATGGGTCATCAGAGTGCCATTTGGAGTGAACCAATTCACAGAGGTCATCGAGGTTCCAGTACGACATTTCAGCTCAGCAGCCATGCCCTCAGTGACATTAAGGTCAGTGGGTGGCTCAACAATCACTGGGGCATAGCAGGTAAAGTGGCTCTGATCTAGTTCCCCAATGTACTTGCCCTTTAGACCTGGGGGCGCATGGCAGCGAGCACAACATGTGGTGTTGCTGGGAACTGTTTCTTTCAGCCACCAGCTGAGCCACAGAACATCACAGTTGCAAACCCAAGGGTTGTGGTTGAGATGTACCCTCTCCAACTGGTGCAAAGGGGTGAAGAGGTCATGAGGCAGGGAATGCAGGGAATTGTGGGAGAGGTTGAGCTCCTCTAAGTTTTTGAGGTCATCAAAAGCATTGCGTTCAATGACTGACACTCTGGAGTGCATTAGCCACAGCTTGCGAAGCGACACTAGGCCCTGAAAGGATCCAGGTCTGACTATCCCCAGCTGGTTCCCTGACAGCTCCAACTCCTCTAGTCGTACAAGTGGGGTGAGGTTAGGGATGTCCTTCAAGCCACACATGCCAAGATTCAAGAAGCGCAAGTTGACCAGACCTTCAAAGGCAGCCTCTGAGATGAAATCCAGTTTCCTGAGTTCCCCTAGATCGAGACGGCGTAAAGAGGGAACACGGTGAAAGGCAAATGCCGGCAGCGTCTCGATGGGGTTGTTTCGTAGCCATAGTTCCCTTAGCTTGCTGAGGTACTCAAAGGCTTGTGACGGTACCACTGTGAGACGGTTGTCAAAAAGCTCCAGCGTGTTGAGGTTAGGAAGGCCATTGAAAGCTCCCACCTCAATCTGCCGGATGTGGTTCTTGGAGAGCTGGAGGATTTCCAAATGCCGCAGATGCTTAAAGGTGTCAGACTTGATCACCTGgtgaggaaacaaaaacacgGAGGCATGTTGTAGCAACATTAGAATTACTGCTGTCAAAGTATATTCATTCATCTGAATGTATGGTCTGTTTTTAGATTAAACCATATTTACCTGAATTGAGTTCTCTTGTAGATTGAGGTATCTTGTGTTCTCTGAAATACTGTCTGGGACTTCATCTAAAGTCTTCCTTGTACAGATGACACGGCTCGCCTGATTGGAGCAGGTACAGGGGGTGGGGCAGGGGGGTGCTGCCTCTGTCAGCTGAGGTCCATGGTTGTGAAACCACAACAAAAGCTGGACCAACCAGAGGAGGGGGGAAGGGGTACAGGGGCTGGTCACCATGACAACACGCATGGCAACTGAGTCATGACCCACCCCTATTGCTATGATGTTGATAGGTCACCTCCAAACAAGGGAATTTAAGTGCTTATGTTGATGTTCATATTTAATGCTCTTATTCAGTTTTTTCTCCTTCAAGCAGTCACTTTAAAAATTGAGAGTGAAAAGGATGACGTTATATTTAAGGCTGCATTTATCATTAATAGattcttattttactttgctcaCTATCAAGCACCTTGTTCTTTTCAACATGTCATTTTAGGGAACCATGTATTATTTGTTCCCATGACAATAATTAGATAGACATAAAATTTGGGGGAGAATTTGCTCGTGAAAGTGTTGACTCCACAGAGGCTGTTGCTTCTCACTGtaggggaaagagagaaaaggagagagaggaaggaggtcAAGTAAGTGCACAGTGCAGTAGCTTTAAGACATTAGCCTAGTACATACATGCAAGTATTCCCAGAACTGAACTAAAGTCTCCAAATATTATGATGTCCTGTCGCCAGAGTGCATGACAAGCTGGGTTGGGCTTTCTGTTCTGAAGAGGTGGCTCTCAAATTGTGGCCTGTAGTTCAACTAGGGAGTCAGCTGCCATTTTCTTCATAGGTTGAACTTAACATTTGGGTCATGGTCTGAAATGGCCACAAAATTCTCAAACCTCAAGCTGGGTCACAAGTGCTGCAGCACACCCATACTGTCTCATCTCCCACTCTATGGAACTGGCGTGCTACAAATTAGATACTGACAAAAGTAGAATCTCACATTTAAAAGAATGCAAAGTTGCTGAATGCAATTACAACTGCTGGTGGGATTCGTCTAGACCTAAGGTTAATGCAGAGGTTCACGCAATCCATCATAAGGCAACAGCACAGCACTACAAATGAGATAACAAATGATGCCTGCATGCAGTAATTTAGCAATTAAGATATGAAGGAATGATTATTGACTCCTGAAATTTTACTGCAATGCACATGCTGTTTACAATAAGCAACGCACAATCACACAAGATCCCCAACCACTAAAGTTGATGAACCATACATGAAAATGATGACTAGATTgtgaacaagaagaaaaaggtggggtaaaatacatttatgtctTTTGTAGTACATAAATGTGTATTATGTTTTTCAAGTGGGGCTTATCTTTGGTTAATAGTGTGTCACACACTGTTTTGAAACAGAAATGGCTGCAAGCATCAGCAGACTCACTAAATTTAGAAATGATTTGGCTGTTTCCCTTATAATGATAAGACCAAAGAGAAAGTTCATTGTTTTCTCAAGCACATAATGCTTGACACTCCAACTCCAGCAGGCACAAGCCTGTGTTGTCTGTTACAAATAAGAAAAATCTTTGTTACCTATCACATTATGTGACCACTGTGTTACGATTGTCCACATTTTATATAAGATAACTCTGGATacattttgcaaatatttttacagtgtaataaacactgtatttttaaaaggctCCATGGCAGTCTTTAGCATCTCCTCTCCTATGCAGCGACGATGCATGCGCTCCTAGAAACACGGTTGCTGTGGCAACCTGCTCACTCACcatcttgtgtttttactgtCCAGTGCCCTATTCCATATTACTGTGTTTAGCTGAGCTTGATGAACATTTGCTGTTCAAAACTGATCAGTAGCACCTTTTTGGCCAAAGTCAATTAagctttaattgatttaaaacTTAAGGTTTATCCCCATCACAGCATAGCATAATACCGGATATTAAATcaacagtctttttttctttagattCCTTTACCTATATGAGGACAAACTGAATGTTGAAAGTCTATACTTTTGTATATGGAAATGTACATTTGCATAAGCGCAGGGAAACCTTAGAAAGCACACTGTTGAACCATGGCCTTCAATATCACAACAGGGGGAATAAATCTGCCATGAATCTTAATATCTACAAGGTCTGAGGATTAGGTCAACATCagtctttattaaaaacataGCTCTGAGAACTCTTAAAGCAGCTATTAAGAAAGCTCATAAGGGAGTGTATGCTAAAAATAGACTTTTTCAGATGCTCTGCACATCccacagactctctctctctctgtttctctctctctctcacacacacacacacacacacacatacacacacacagatattcacACATCCATATCCACAACCGTCCCAACTGTAACTGCCACAGAGAAATAACAACACATTATCCATGTCCGATTAGAGACTGAATGTAGATTTATGAATACAGATGGTAAACCAAAATGTGACTGTATGCAGCCCCTTTGCAGCACTCAAACACACTTATTATGGTGTTCTTTACACTGCTGTCCCTCCTTGAAGAGTCTCCTTCTCGTCTCTATACAGCAGGTAATTATGCATTCCAATAATTTGActcagatggagaaaaaaaaaaagagtttcaaTGTCTCCCTCAGACGTCAGAATTGTATCTGATCCAGAATGGTGGTTTAACAGTTACAATGATTTGCTTGTTAGAAAATGATTCATAGAAGcatcaaaacacaacaatgttGATATTCAGCTGGTCAAAGAATTGATCATACaagaatgtgtttttcatgcacACTGTGTTTTAAAGAAGTCTGTTTCATATAGGCCTACTGCTACTTAATTATGCACATTGTCAGGGTGGTGCTTTGTCATTTATcctttatcttttcttttttgaaaggGGTCTCAAGAAAATTAGCAGCTGAATGAACTGCAAGGATCCTAATCCCTAATCTCTTCTTCCACTGCTACTGTACCATTCTTGAAATGTACAAATATGGAGGTAATGGTGAGATTTGTCTTGCACGAATACAAAAGTAAGAGATGAGCAGTTGCATTCAACAAAAATAcatccaaaaaatgaaaatgcatttcaatTATTGCATCATTACAGGAGTGATGCATTTCCCATCAGACAAAGGCCTTTGGT is drawn from Thunnus thynnus chromosome 20, fThuThy2.1, whole genome shotgun sequence and contains these coding sequences:
- the lrrc4bb gene encoding leucine-rich repeat-containing protein 4B; translated protein: MRVVMVTSPCTPSPLLWLVQLLLWFHNHGPQLTEAAPPCPTPCTCSNQASRVICTRKTLDEVPDSISENTRYLNLQENSIQVIKSDTFKHLRHLEILQLSKNHIRQIEVGAFNGLPNLNTLELFDNRLTVVPSQAFEYLSKLRELWLRNNPIETLPAFAFHRVPSLRRLDLGELRKLDFISEAAFEGLVNLRFLNLGMCGLKDIPNLTPLVRLEELELSGNQLGIVRPGSFQGLVSLRKLWLMHSRVSVIERNAFDDLKNLEELNLSHNSLHSLPHDLFTPLHQLERVHLNHNPWVCNCDVLWLSWWLKETVPSNTTCCARCHAPPGLKGKYIGELDQSHFTCYAPVIVEPPTDLNVTEGMAAELKCRTGTSMTSVNWFTPNGTLMTHGSYRVRISVLHDGTLNFTNVTVQDTGQYTCMVTNSAGNTTATAVLNVSASDPSNSYSYFTTVTVETVDTVGGGGDDKNSARQYINETFIEFPNPTVQRGVSDGQPGITISPSLSSLSSLSPRANKVAENAVTVSIIDVTNIPGLDDVMKTTKIIIGCFVAITFMAAVMLVVFYKLRKQHQLHKHHGPARAIEIVNVEDEIGAGAGSGISGGSTMNSGGGGEGTLRIHHPEIVNLPNIGRSDTLNHYYKTHHFNNNVMGLSIGTEGMGPGGILNNKQGQDIPISCTSAPISTSNLLTTSGNGINTNPSSMSPPLPMSLPMPTMGLHGSIKGFMGQNQNPQMEPLLFKGSSKENVQETQI